From the genome of Fibrobacter sp.:
ACGGGCAGTCCAACATGGCGGGTAACGGCGATATCGTTCCTTCCGAGGATCAGGCCCAGGCCCCCAAGAACTTCATCATGCTGGCGTCCCATACGGCGAACGCGAAGGACCGTAGCGGCAACACCACGCAGTCCATCAAGGAAGGCGAGTGGGCGGCCGCGATTCCCCCGATGTTCCACGCCTTCGAGAACCTTTCCCCGGCGGACTACTTCGGCCGCGCGATGGTCGATTCCCTCCCGGGCGTAACCGTGGGCATCATCCCGGTGGCAATCGGTGCCGTGAGTATCCGCGCCTTCGACAAGGACCAGTATGTGTCTTACTTCAACGGCGATGGCAAGGATATCAAGAGCTGGGGCTGGATCAACGATTACGGTGGAAACCCTCCGGGACGCATTCTCGAACTGGCGAAGAAGGCCAAGGAAGTGGGCGTCATCAAGGGCTTCATCTTCCATCAGGGCGAAAGTGACGGTACCGATGCCAACTGGCGCAAGACCGTCTACAAGACCTACAAGGACATTATCGATGCGCTCGACCTGGACGAGAACGAGGTCCCTTTCGTGGCGGGTGAACTGCTGCAAGAAGGCAACAACTGCTGCGGCAGCAAGAATGGCGGTATTGCCGAACTCAAGAACAACTTCAAGAAGTTCGGGCTTGCCTCTTCGAAGGGCTTGCAGGGCAACGGCAAGGACCCTTATCACTTTGGGCGCGCGGGCGTGATTGAACTCGGCAGGCGCTACTGCTCCGAGATGCTCAAGCTTATCGACAAGAAGATTGACCCCGACGCTCCGGAGGTGAACCTCGTCGACCCGAGCCAGTCCGTGGTTCCCGACGAACCTCCCGAGGAATACGGCCCCTACACCGAGCCTATCGAGATTCCGGGCAAGGTCGAGGCCGAGAACTACAACAAGGGCGGCGCCGACAAGGCCTATTACGATTTGAACAAGGGCAACGAAGGCGGCAAGTTCCGCAAGGACGACGTGGACATTTACCAGCCGAACATGGGCCTCGCCGTGGGTTACAACCAGAAGGGTGAATGGCTCAAGTATACCGTGAATGTCGCTGCCGATGGTGAATACGAAATTTCGGCCAACGTGGCTAGCGACAATACGACCGGCAGCTTCGTCCTCTATATGGATGGCGAACGCATCGGTGACGAAATGGCGAGCGCCGGGCAGGGCTTCGACACGTATTCTGTCGTGAGCGGCGGCAAGGCGACCTTGCAGAAGGGCGAACACGAGCTGAAGCTCGAAATCACCAACGATTGGATCGACATCGACTACGTGGAATTCAAGGCGTCGGTGGATCTTCCTTATGCCATTCCGGATATACG
Proteins encoded in this window:
- a CDS encoding sialate O-acetylesterase: MDVKKITDFLTLAMWLVGGVLMLATLASAAPNPNFHIYIAYGQSNMAGNGDIVPSEDQAQAPKNFIMLASHTANAKDRSGNTTQSIKEGEWAAAIPPMFHAFENLSPADYFGRAMVDSLPGVTVGIIPVAIGAVSIRAFDKDQYVSYFNGDGKDIKSWGWINDYGGNPPGRILELAKKAKEVGVIKGFIFHQGESDGTDANWRKTVYKTYKDIIDALDLDENEVPFVAGELLQEGNNCCGSKNGGIAELKNNFKKFGLASSKGLQGNGKDPYHFGRAGVIELGRRYCSEMLKLIDKKIDPDAPEVNLVDPSQSVVPDEPPEEYGPYTEPIEIPGKVEAENYNKGGADKAYYDLNKGNEGGKFRKDDVDIYQPNMGLAVGYNQKGEWLKYTVNVAADGEYEISANVASDNTTGSFVLYMDGERIGDEMASAGQGFDTYSVVSGGKATLQKGEHELKLEITNDWIDIDYVEFKASVDLPYAIPDIRFSMTEAESNFSLFDIQGQRVANFKAAGMEDAVRMVKEGINGVRQGVYLLRGAGKAGMKKVLVGSF